A single Campylobacter ureolyticus ACS-301-V-Sch3b DNA region contains:
- a CDS encoding D-alanine--D-alanine ligase, which translates to MNLGLVFGGQSYEHEISIVSAITLKDVLKKEVKFIFCDKDRDFYLIDPKNMKATYFSSFEYKKSKKLILKNGGFFSEGAFSSKKIDVQVYVNLIHGCDGEDGKLASLFEFFDVKFIGTRLKPAILSYDKVLTKFLANITGVKTLNYQILKRNEEITIKPPFILKPATLGSSIGISIVKDESEITYALDKSFEFDDTLLVEPFFEGVRECNLAGYKADSKMEFSMIEEPNKDEFLDFDQKYLRFSDSKTIKEANLDEKLKEKLRKAFSKIYSYGFDGSLIRCDFFIIDDEIYLNEINTNPGSLAHYLFDNFEDRLYDLARNLPSYKKIEIDYNYVKSISVYK; encoded by the coding sequence GTGAATTTAGGACTTGTATTTGGTGGACAAAGTTATGAGCATGAAATAAGCATAGTATCAGCTATAACTTTAAAAGATGTGTTGAAAAAAGAGGTTAAATTTATTTTTTGTGATAAAGATAGAGATTTTTACTTAATAGATCCAAAAAATATGAAAGCTACATATTTTAGCAGCTTTGAGTATAAAAAATCAAAAAAACTTATACTTAAAAATGGTGGTTTTTTTAGCGAAGGTGCTTTTAGTAGCAAAAAAATAGATGTTCAAGTTTATGTAAATTTAATCCATGGATGTGATGGAGAAGATGGAAAACTAGCATCTTTATTTGAGTTTTTTGATGTTAAATTTATAGGTACAAGACTAAAACCAGCAATTTTAAGTTATGATAAAGTTTTAACTAAATTTTTAGCAAATATAACAGGAGTAAAAACTCTTAATTATCAAATTTTAAAAAGAAATGAAGAAATAACTATAAAACCACCTTTTATTTTAAAGCCAGCAACTCTTGGAAGCAGTATTGGTATAAGCATCGTTAAAGATGAGAGTGAGATTACATATGCACTTGATAAGAGCTTTGAGTTTGATGATACGCTTTTAGTTGAACCTTTTTTTGAAGGTGTTAGAGAGTGTAATTTAGCTGGTTATAAAGCAGACTCAAAGATGGAATTTTCTATGATAGAAGAGCCAAATAAAGATGAATTTTTAGATTTTGATCAAAAATACTTGAGATTTAGTGATAGTAAGACCATAAAAGAAGCTAATTTAGATGAAAAATTAAAAGAAAAATTAAGAAAAGCTTTTTCTAAAATTTATTCATACGGATTTGATGGAAGCCTTATAAGATGTGATTTTTTTATAATTGATGATGAAATTTATCTAAATGAGATAAATACAAATCCAGGAAGTTTAGCTCATTATCTGTTTGATAACTTTGAAGATAGACTTTATGATTTAGCTAGAAATTTGCCAAGTTATAAAAAAATAGAGATAGATTATAATTATGTAAAATCAATTTCTGTTTATAAGTAA
- the ruvA gene encoding Holliday junction branch migration protein RuvA has translation MIVEIEGILTKLEPGMAVIKLNNGISYGIIISLNCSATLIKGEETALLIKQIVREDANLLYGFKDSDEKMMFEVLLKVSGVGASTAMAVCSTLKYCDFASAVINGDTKVLTTVPGIGLKTARKIIAELSDAKLISSQNLESYKSESIMALESLGFKRDKILKILPTCKAQNTADLIKEALKKLA, from the coding sequence ATGATAGTTGAGATTGAAGGTATTTTAACTAAATTAGAGCCTGGCATGGCCGTAATAAAGCTAAATAACGGAATAAGCTATGGAATTATCATTTCATTAAATTGCTCAGCAACCCTTATAAAGGGCGAAGAAACAGCTTTATTAATAAAACAAATCGTTAGAGAAGATGCAAATTTATTATATGGCTTTAAAGACAGTGATGAAAAAATGATGTTTGAAGTTCTTTTAAAAGTAAGTGGTGTTGGTGCAAGCACTGCGATGGCAGTTTGTTCTACTTTAAAATATTGTGATTTTGCAAGTGCTGTTATAAATGGCGATACAAAGGTTCTTACGACAGTTCCTGGGATTGGTCTTAAAACTGCTAGAAAGATAATAGCAGAATTAAGTGATGCAAAATTAATAAGTAGCCAAAACTTAGAAAGTTATAAAAGCGAAAGCATAATGGCACTTGAAAGTTTAGGCTTTAAAAGAGATAAAATTCTTAAAATTTTACCAACTTGCAAAGCTCAAAATACAGCAGATCTTATAAAAGAAGCATTAAAAAAATTAGCATAA
- a CDS encoding MlaD family protein has protein sequence MENKNSFTIVGIFTILVGILTICFVWWMTTRSDSNVHYKTYYIHTKELPNGLKEGSVVKYIGVPAGYVKDINFAKDSDYGVIEITIDVQKDFPIKKNSIATTEIQGLSGLTTLNLSKGDGENFSKNERPILYLDKSFLSKFNSEAKAITTGVSEAIKKINSVLDDENLQNLKQTLSSINLTASNLSNAENFAKLNSILKNLDEILAKIDKSDIDESLKNFNELVKNADNFAKNANKTALNLNKTLNLINSDLKNGNYDIKEILSPTLHETSLTLIEFKKTLREFQNALFRLEDDPYDFFFRDTQKQKRSQTLD, from the coding sequence ATGGAAAATAAAAACTCTTTTACAATTGTTGGAATTTTTACTATATTGGTAGGAATTTTAACTATTTGTTTTGTTTGGTGGATGACTACAAGATCTGATTCAAATGTTCATTATAAAACTTATTATATACACACAAAAGAGCTTCCAAACGGACTAAAAGAAGGCTCAGTAGTAAAATATATAGGAGTTCCAGCTGGATATGTAAAAGATATAAATTTTGCAAAAGATAGCGATTATGGAGTAATTGAGATAACTATCGATGTTCAAAAAGATTTTCCTATCAAGAAAAACAGTATTGCAACCACTGAAATTCAAGGCCTTAGTGGACTTACTACATTAAATTTATCAAAAGGAGATGGTGAGAATTTTTCTAAAAATGAAAGGCCAATTTTATACTTAGATAAAAGTTTTTTAAGTAAGTTTAACTCCGAGGCAAAAGCCATAACAACAGGAGTTAGTGAAGCAATTAAAAAAATAAACTCAGTTTTAGATGATGAAAATTTACAAAATTTAAAACAAACATTAAGCTCTATAAATTTAACAGCCTCAAATTTAAGCAACGCTGAAAATTTTGCTAAGTTAAATTCCATTTTAAAAAATCTTGATGAAATTTTAGCAAAGATCGATAAATCGGACATCGATGAAAGTTTAAAAAATTTTAATGAATTAGTTAAAAATGCAGATAATTTTGCAAAAAATGCAAATAAAACAGCTCTTAATTTAAATAAAACCTTAAATTTGATAAACTCTGATTTGAAAAATGGAAATTATGATATAAAAGAAATATTATCTCCTACTTTACATGAAACATCTTTGACTTTAATAGAGTTTAAAAAAACGCTTCGAGAGTTTCAAAATGCTTTGTTTAGGTTAGAAGACGATCCGTATGATTTCTTTTTTAGAGATACACAAAAGCAAAAAAGATCTCAAACTCTAGATTAA